Sequence from the Corallococcus soli genome:
CATGTTCGCGGGGTCGGTGACGTCCAGCACGCGCAGGTGCGCGCCCAACTGCTCGCCGCCCTCGAACGCGATGGTGCGTCCCGCGAAGGTGCCCACCGCGCTCGCGTGGCTGAACGAGTCGCTGTAGGCGTAGCGCCCCAACTCCCGGACGCGCATCGGGTCACTCACGTCGAAGGCGATGTAGCCATCGGTGGTGTGGTTGACGTAGAGGTTGTCGCCGTACGCGAAGGCGTCGTGCACGCCCCCCAGGGACGCGTCCGGAGTCGAGATGCTCTCCAGCAGCTGCGGCGAAAGCGCCGAACTCACGTCGAACATGAGCGTCTGGCTGGAGGACGATGGCGCCATGCCGTAGAGCCGGTCTCCGCGCACGTGCACGGTGTGCACGTTGATGGCGCCGCCGGGCAGCGCGCGCACGTACTGCGGATCCGCCGGGTTCGTGATGTCGTAGGCGATGACGCCGGAGTTGGCGCTGGCGATGTAGAGCGCGTCGCCCTTCGCCCAGACGCCATTCCAGTAGGTATCCCCCTCCAATTGGATTCGCTTCTTGAGCACCGGGTGGGCGTGGTCCTTCACGTCATGGACAGCCAGGCCTCCGTCCCTGGTGTTGTCGCCCATGGCCACCACGTACGCGTGGCCCTTCGTGACGTAGATGTCCACCGGGAAGGCCAGGGGGACGGCGGACTCGGAGACGAGCTTCAGGCCCGAGGCCTCCACCTCGCTCCGTCCCCATCCGCGGCGCAGCGCCGTGAAGCTGCCCTTGAGCATCACCTGTCCCTCGGGAGGGCACTGCGCGAAGCAACCGTTGACGCGGTCCGGCTCCGGCCGCGTGCAGCCAGCGAAGATGAGGTGCCGGAAGGAGGGGGCGGGCAACGCCCGCCGGGCCAGGGTCCCGAAGAAGAGCTCCCCGTCCCCCACGTCCTGGAAGAGCAGCGGGGTGCCAGGCCCCCGGAAAGTACTTGCCCCAGGCAACCATCGGTTGAATCGACCGGGGCGTCGGGTTCCGCGCCGCGGGCCCACCGGGCAGGGGAGCCAGCGCGGCGCGCCGCCGAGCACCTCCGGGCACGCATCGGCTCAGTCGGTCGAGGTCGAGACGAACTCGATGCACGAGGGGGGCAGTCCGGAGTCGGGCCGAGGGGCGACCAGCCTCGTCGGAAGCTGTTCGGTCATGCAGCAGCGTTCGAGATAGGCAACCACCCGCCTGCCTTCGTCGCTGTCCGCGGACACGTGTATCGGCTCGTTGGCTGGATTGATGATCGCGGGCAGGAAGCCGGCGGAGATGCGCCCGGACGGCGCGATGTGGATCACCGCCGCGCCGGTCAGCCTGGAGTCCGGGTGAAACGGCAGCAGTGGGTAGTCTTCCCGCGGGCGAATCATGAACTCGCCGAACCTGCGGGCCCATGCAGCCATCTCCCCCGGCCGTCCCGCGCCCAGGTAGCCGTCCTTCGCGATGCGCTCAGCGAGGTTCGGCAGGTCGAACACATAGTGTCCCAGACCGTAGAAGATGGGTTTGCCGGAATGGAACTCGACACCGCGGAGCATGTGGTGGTGGTGGCCCACGACGACGTCGGCCCCGTGGTCGATGGCGAGCCTGGCCATCCGTCGTTCGTGGTCGGTCAGCGAGAGCGGCGTGGTGGGGTCACCCCAGTGGACGCTGACGACGACGATGTCGGCCTTCGCGCGTGCTTCGGTGATGCTGTCAATGAACACCTTCTGGTCCTCGAGCAGCGGCTCGGTGCTCACCAGGGGGGCCATGCCCGGATTCCATGCGTTCAGCTCCAAGGGCGTGTATCGGGTGTGTGCACGCAAGGGAGCCAGGCCGGGGACACCCGGGCGCGCCTCATAGCCGTAGGGGAACACGGAGCTGAAGGCCAGAAAGGCCAGTCGTGTTCCATTGCGCTCGAGATACCCGGGCGCGGTGGCCTCCGCGAGATTCGCGCCCGCGCCCACCGTGGCGATGTCCAGGTCGGCCAGTGTCCGGCGCATGGACAGCAGCGCGGCATGTCCCCCGTCGAGACTGTGGTTGTTGGCCAATGACATGATGTTGAAGCCCGCCCTGGCCAATGGGACGGCGTTCGCCGCGGGCGCCGTGACCGTCGAGCCGGCGCTGGGGGCACGCTGGATGTCGTCGCTGAAGACGCCCTCGCAGTTGCCGAAGACGACGTCACCGGAGCGCAGGACGTCGCGGGCGGAGTGGAAGGCCGTCGCCGGGTCGTCGCGGTCCACGAAGACATCGCCCACGGCGAGGAGCGACAGTCCGGGTCCACCAGGTTGATCGATGTTGTTTGATGCCACGGTTCACTCCTGCATCCAGCTCAAATGCGTTCCTCGCGCCTTGTACCATTCAAGGCTGTCGCAGTGGATTTTCGCGTGTTAGAGGTCCGGGGAAGCGAGCCGTGCCGGAAGGCCCCTCCGCGCGGCGGCCGCGATGTATGTCATTGCTTCCAGGAGCTCCCTTGCCCCCCACGCCCCCGTCCGCCCTGGTGACAGGAACCGAATACGAGCGCCTGCTCTCCAGCCTCCGCCTGAAGAGTCCCTGGGCGCTCGAGGGCCACACCCCGGAGGAGGTGCTCAGGGGGATGGACAGCGGGGCGCAGGCTGCCCGCGTGCAGGGTGGAAGGGTCGACCATGGACCGTGGCGCTCGGTGGTGGACGTCATCGCCGCGCAGTGCCGGCGGCATGCCGACCGCGTCGCGCTCTCGGATGGGGCCTCTGAAACCACCTATGCGCGGCTGGAGGCGCGGACCCGTGCCCTGGCAGCCAGCCTGCGGGCCCGGGGCATCGGGCGCGGAGACGTGGTCGCGGTGGTGCTGGAGCGCGGCCCTGCCTTCGTCGAACTCGCCATCGCGGTCTGGCGCGTGGGTGCGGCCTATCTGCCCCTGGCACCGTCACATCCCCAGGCGTGGCGCGAGGACATCCTTCGCAGGGTCGGCGCGGCGCTCGTGGTGGGCTCGCCCGCCAGCGAGGTGCCGGGGGTGCCCTTCCTGGTGCCGGAGGCCGACATGGGCTCCGGCGTGGCGGCCGTGGAGGACACGGCGCTGGTCCCGGAGGATCTCGCGTACATCATCTGCACGTCGGGTTCGACGGGCGAGCCCAAGCTGGTGATGACCGAGCATCGCGGCGTCGCCAACCTCCTCCATGCGCAGCGGGACTTCCTGGGCGCGTTGGGGCCCGACACGCGGGTGTTGCAGTTCTTCCACCCGTCGTTCGATGCCTCCCTGTTCGACCTGCTGATGGCGCTGCCCAACGGAGGGCGGCTGGAGACCTTGGACGCATCGCCGCTCTCCGGAGCGCCGCTGGCCCAGGTGCTGGTGGACCGGCGCATCACCCACGCGGTGCTGCCCGCGACGGTCCTGCGCACGCTGCAACCGGGCGGCTTCCCCGACCTCCAGGTGGTGATGAGCACCGGGGACGTGTGCCTTCCGGAGACGGCCCGGCAGTGGGGCGCGCACCACCGCTTCGTCAACGGCTATGGCCCGACGGAGGTGACGGTGGCCAGCACGCTCCAGGCGGTGCACGCAGTGGAAGGCGAGCGCGTGCCCATCGGCCGCCCCCTCTCCAACGACCACGTGGTCATCCTCGATGAGCACCTGCGCCCCGTCCCCGACGGGGTGCCGGGCGAGCTGTGCATTGGCGGGGAAGGGGTCGGGCGCGGGTATCTGGGCAGGCCCGCCCTCACCGCCGAGCGGTTCATTCCGGATGCGTTCGGTCCGGTGCCGGGAGGGCGGCTGTACCGCAGCGGCGACCTGGGCCGGTGGTTGCCGGATGGCGCGCTGGAGTTCCTGGGCCGGCGCGACGACCAGGTGAAGATTCGCGGGGCGCGCATCGAGCTGGGTCAGGTGGAAGCGGCCCTGGCCGCGCTGCCGGACGTGCGGGACGCGGTCGCCCTCATCGACGACACGCGGGAGCGCCTGCTGGGCTACGTGATGCCCGTCACCGGCGCGGCCCTGTCCGGCGACGCGGTGCGCGCGGAGCTTCGCCGCCGGCTGCCCGGCTACCTGGTGCCGGATGTCGTGGTCGTGGTGGAGGCCTGGCCCCTGAACACCAGCGGCAAGGTGGACCGCTCGCGGCTGCCCAGGCCTCCACGCGCGGAGCGGACGGACTACCAGCCGCCGGAGTCGCCTGTCGAAGCGGCGCTGGCGGGCATCGCCGCGGCGCTGCTGGGGATGGAGCGGGTGGGGCGTGATGACAACCTGTTCGAGCTGGGAGGGCACTCGTTGTTCGCCACCCAGCTCGTGGCCCGGGTGCGACGCTTGCTGGGTGCGCAGTTGGAATTGAGCGCGGTGCTCCAGGCCCCCTCGGTGGCCCGGCTCGCGGCGGGCTTGAAGGAGGCGCGGGGTGGGGTGGACCTGGGCCCTCGGGGAGGCGCGGCGGGGATGGCGCTCGCGCCTTCGTTTGGCCAGGAGCGCGTGTGGTTGATGCACAAGCTCAACCCGGACGCGCGGGCCTACCACACGCAGGCGGTGTTCCGTCTCGCGGGCGCGCTGGACCTGGCCGCGCTGCACGCGAGCCTCACCGACATCGTCCGGCGCCACGACGTGATGCGCACCCGCTTCCCCGAAGTGGATGGGGAGCTGCGGTGTGAACTGGAGTCCCCCTGGGAGGTGGAGGTCCCTCTCCAGGACTTCAGCGGCGTGGACGCAGCGCTGTTGGCGACCCGCGTGGGCGACGCCGTCCGGGACGCGGTGCAGGCCCCGTTCGCGCTCGCCGAAGGCCGGCCCTTCCGCTGGCGGTTGTTGCGCCTGGGCGCGGAGGAGCACGTCTTCGTGCACGTCGAACACCACATCGTGCACGACGGCTGGTCCTTCAATGTCTTCGTGCGCGAGCTGCTCAACGGCTACGCCGAACACGTCCGCCACGGTCAGGTGCGACGCCCCGCGCTGGCGGTGCAGTACTACGACTACGCGCGCTGGCAGCGCGAGTGGGTGGGCACCGAAGCCGCCGCCGCGCAGCGCCGCTTCTGGCGTCAGGAGTTGGAAGGCGCGGAGACCCGGCTCCAGCTCCCCCGCCGCGCGGCTCCGGGAGGAAGACGGTTCCGTGGGGTGGCGCCCCGGGTGGAGCTGGACGGCGACCTCGCGCGTCGCCTCCAGGCCCTGGCGGACCGCCACCACACGTCCCTCTTCACCACGCTGCTCTCCGCGTTCTTCGTCCTCCTGCATCGGTACACCGGCTCCCGGGATCTCCTCGTCGGCTCCTCGGTCGCCAACCGGCGCTGGCAGGACACCGAGGGCATGCTGGGCATGTTCGTCAACACGATCGTGCTGCGCGGGCGGCTGGACGGGGACCCCTCATTCGAGGCGTTCCTGGCGCGGATGCAGCGCACCACGCTGGAGGTCTACGACCACCAGGAGCTGCCCTATGAGCATATCTTCGCGGAGTCGCCCGCGCGGCATCAGGGGGGGCTCAACCCGTTGATCCAGACGATGTTCAGCTTCCACGACTCGTCGGTGGGCACGCTCGACGCGTCGCCGCTGGACGTCACGTTCGTGGAGGGCCTGGGCAACGGTTCGGCCAAGTTCGAGCTGTCCGTCGTCGCGGTGCCGCTCTACGCCGAACCGGGGCACATCCAACGGCTGGCCGGGGACGTGGTGAGCGTTCCCCGCTCGGAGGCCCCCGTGCGCTCCAGTCCCCGCGCCTCGCTGAGTGGCATCCTGCTGTCGTGGGAGTTCGACTCCGACCTCTTCGAGGACTTCTTCATCACCGGGATGTTGTCCGCCTACCAGCAACTGCTGCGCTCCATCACCGAAGCGCCGGACACGCGCGTGTCCAGGCTGTCGCTGCTGAACGACGCGGACCGGCGCGCGCTCATCAGCGTGGGTCCAGGCCAGGAGGCCCCCACGTACCGGGTGACGGAGTTGTTCGCCCAATGGACCCGCCGCGCGCCCGATGCTCCCGCTGTGAAGTCCGGCGACTGCGTGCTGACCTATGCCGAACTGACGCAGCGGGCGGAGCACCTGGCGCACCACCTGCGCGGGCTGGGCGTGGGCCGTGAGTCGCTGGTCGCGCTGTGTCTTCCGCGCTCGGCGGAGCTGGTCGTCGCCCAGTTGGGAATCCTCATGGCGGGGGCGGCCTTCTTGTCGCTGGATCCGGGCGCGCCTCCTGCCTGGCTGGAGCCGCTCATGCAGGATGCCGGAGCGCGCGTCCTGGTCACGACGGCGGCGCTGGCGGGCCGGCTCACGGGCCTCCCCACCGTTGTCTTGGAGGAACTGCCCCCGGTGTCCTCCGGACCGCCGCTGCCCGCCGGGAGTCCATCGGATCTCGCCTACGTCCTCTATACGTCCGGGTCGACAGGCAGACCCAAGGGCGTTCAGGTCGAGCATCGCTCGGCCGTGTCATTCGCGTACCGGACGGCCCTGGCCGAGGACCTGGGACCGGGCAAGATGATGCTGGCGATGGCATCGGTCTCCTTCGACATGTCGGTGCTGGAGGTCTGGGGCGCGCTGCTCAACGGCGCCGCGGTCCACTTCCTGCCGCCGGGCTGGGACGTGCCAGGGCTGGCCCGGTGCCTCATCGAGCAGGGCATCACGCATGCGGCGATTGCTCCCGTGGTGCTGTCCCGGTTGGCGGCCGAAGCCCCGGAGGCCCTCGCCGCGCTGGAGCGCGTGGTGGTGGGAGGGGACGTCTTTCCCGTGGAGGCGTTCCGCACGCTCCAGCGCGGAGGCTTCACGAAGGTGACGAACGGCTATGGCCCCACGGAGTGCACCGTCATGGTCAGCGGCCACCGGCTCGACGACGGGCTGGACCCCGAAGCGACCCACGTGCCCATCGGGCGACCGCTGTTCAATGCCCACCTCGTGGTGCTCGACGCGCACGGGCAGGTGGCTCCACCGGGGGCGGTGGGGGAGATCTGCATCGGTGGGGCCGGTGTCGCGCGGGGCTACCGCGACCAGCCGCACCTCACCGCCGAGCGGTTCGTGCCGGATGGCTTCGGGCCCCATCCCGGCGCGCGGCTCTATCGCAGCGGGGACCTGGGCCGGTGGTTGCCCGGAGGTGTCATCGAGTTCCTGGGCCGCCGTGATGAACAGGTGAAGGTCCGGGGCTTCCGGGTGGAGCTGGCCGAAGTGCGAGCCGCCCTGGCCGGGCATCCCGGCGTGGCGGACACCCTCGCCGTCGTCGACACCCGGGGGGAGGAGGCGCGCCTCATGGGTTATGTCGTGGCCGGGCCGGGAACCCCGGTGTCGGCGCAGGCCGTGCGCGAGGACCTGGCGCGCAGGCTGCCGGCGCATCTGGTGCCTTCGGAGGTCGTGGTCCTGGAGTCCTGGCCGCTGACCCCGAATGGGAAGGTGGACCGCTCGCGGCTGCCCGCGACCGACCGGCGCCCGGACGCGCCCTACACGGCGCCGAGCACCGATGCCGAGGTCCGCGTCGCTGCGGTGGTCTCCGAGCTCCTGGGCGTGAGCCGGGTGGATGTCCATGAGAGCCTGCTCGCGCTCGGCATGCATTCGTTGCAGGCGATGCGACTGGCCTCGCGGCTGAGCCGGATGGTGGGACGGGAGGTTGGGCTCGCCACGATCCTCACCGGGCCGACCATCGCGCAGCTGGCCGCCGCGCTCACCGAGGCCCCGGTCGCGAAGCCGCTCATCAAGAGGCTGCCACGCGCATGACGACCGCGTTCCCGATGTCGTTCGCCCAGCAGCGGCTGTGCTTCCTGCACCGGATGGACCCCACCGGCGCGGCCCACGCCACCGTTCGCTGCCACCGCGTGACGGGGCCCCTGGACCCGCGAGCCCTGCGGGAGGCCCTGGACGTGCTGGTGGCCCGACACGAACCGCTGCGCACCGCCTTCCCGCTGGGGACGCGGCAGCAGGTGTCCGCGGAAGGGCGCGGGCACGTCCACGTCCACGTCCTGGAGGTCGCGACGGAGGCCGAGGCCCTGCGACACGCGCACGAGGAGGCGGCCCGGCCGTTCGAGCTGGAGCACGGCCCCTTGCTGCGGCTCACCGTGATGCGGCTGGAGCCCCGGACGCACTTCCTCGTCTTCGCCGTGCACCTGCTGGTGGCGGACGGCGCGTCGCTCCAGGTCTTCACCGAGGAGCTGGCCATCGCGTACCGGGCGGCGCTCCTGGGGCAACCCACCGGCCTGCCCGAGCTGCCCGTGCAGTACGTGGACTGGGCCGCATGGCAGCGCGAGCAGCTCACCGCTGAGCGGCGCGAAGCGCTGTCGCGCCGGTGGAGGGAGCAGCTGTCGGGTGTCCCCCTGTTCCTGGACCTCGTCCCCCCGCGTCCCGTGCTGGGGCGGGGACGGCGCATGCACCGGGTGCTGCCCGCCGCCGTCGCCCACGGCGTGCGCGCCCTCGCGAGCACCGAGCGTCAGACGGTGTTCACGGTGCTGGCCGCCGCCTGCGGCCTCGTGCTCGGGCACCGTGCGGGACGGGAGCAGGTGCTGCTAGGACTGGCCGTGGCCAACCGGGACCTGCCCGAAGTCGAGCGGGTGCTCGGGTTCTTCGTCAACACCGTCGTGCTCCAGGTGGACCTGCGCGGCGACCCCGACTTTCGCGAGCTGCTCACCCGGGTGGCGGCCGCCACGGTGGCTGCGTACGCGCACAAGGACCTGCCCTTCGAGCAGCTCGTCGCGGACCTGGCCCCGCCAAGAGACCCGACGCGGTCTCCCGTCGTCCAGGTCAACTTCGCCTACCATCCGGCAGGCACGGCGGGAGCACTGTCATTGCACGGCTGCGAGGTGACGGAGTTCCTGCTGGACCTCCCCTCCGCGAAGTTCGAGCTCACCCTCCGGGTGGAGGAGCGCTCCGACGGCCCATACACCGTGTGGGCCGAATTCGATGAGAGCCTCTTCAACCCTGCCTTCATCGACGGGCTGCTCGCGGCCTACGAGGACGTCCTGCGGACCGCGACCCCCCATGCGCGGACATCGCCTCCGCGCTCCCCGGTGGAGGCGAGGGCACAACACCTCAGCCGCATCTTCGCTGACGTGCTGAAGGTCGACTCGGTCGCTCCGGACGACGACTTCTTCCAGCGCGGCGGCCATTCCTTGCAGCTTGTCGAGGTCGCGGCCCGGATCCGGAGCGAAATGGGCCAGGACCTCAGCCTGCGCGAGCTGTACCAGCACCCCACCGTGGCGGGCGCCGCTGCCCGGCTCGACCGAACAGGAGCACCCCGATGAGCCCTTCCTATCCCTTCCCCAAGGACTGGAGCCTCCCGCTGGAGCCTCCCGCTGAATACAAGCGGCTGCGGCAGGAGGCCCCGGTCTGCCCCGTGCGGTTGTGGGACGGCAACACGCCGTGGCTGGTGAGTCGCTACAACGACGTGTTGGCAGTCTTGGGAGACCCCCGGCTGGTCGTGGACTCCACGCTGCCGGGGTTCCCGCAGCTGTCGCCCGCGGCGGTGGCACGGCAGGGGAGGCCGCTGCCCTTCTTCCTGCGCCCGGATGCGGAGTACCGGGTGCAGCGGGCCATGCTCGTGCAGGAGTTCATGCCCCGGCGGATGGAGGCCCTGAGGCCGCGCATCCAGGCCACCGTGGACGCGGCGCTCGACGCGATGCTGGCCGGCCCTAAACCGGCGGACCTGATGTCAGCGGTCGCGCTTCCTGTCGCCCTGCAAGTCATTGGCGAGTTGCTCGGCGTGCCCCATGACGGCGCTGACGACCTGCACGTCCTCAGTCGGACCGTCGGCTCCCGCGCGTCCTCCCGCGAGGAGGCGAGGGCGGCCCTGATGGCCCTGGATGACTTCTTCCTGCGGTTGGTGGAGGCGAACCTGCGCGAGCCTGGCGACACGCTCATCGGTCGCGTCGTCACGGAGCAGGTGGCGACGGGAAGGCTGAGCCCTCCGGACGCGGCCTCCCTGTTCCACTCGCTGTACTACGCCGGGCACGGACCGTCCGCGTACATGTTCGGCCTGGGGACGCTGGCGCTGCTGCTCCACCCCGAGCAGCTCGGGAAGTTCCGTGAGATGGAGGACCCCGCCGCCATCACCGCGGCGGTCCAGGAGCTCCTGCGCTTCGTCAATGTCTCCCATCTCGCCCGGCAGCGCGTCGCCACGGAGGACGTCACCGTGGGCGGCCAGCTCATTCGCGCCGGGGAGGGCATCCTCGCGCAGCCGGACTCCGCCAACCGCGACGGAACGGTCTTCGAGGAGCCGGACCGTCTGGACCTCCACCGGGAAGCGCACCGCAACTTCGCCTTCGGCCATGGCCTCCACCTGTGCACGGGGCGCGCGCTGGCCCTCATCGAGTTCGAGGTGGTGTTCAAGACGCTGTTCCAGCGCATCCCCACGTTGCGGCTGGCCGTGCCGCTGGAGGAGATCCGCTTCAAGAAGGATGAGAACCTGCTCGGCGTGCACGAACTGCCGCTCACCTGGTGACCCGCTTCCCTCGACTCCCCTCGACGACCGCGAGCATGATCTCTTGATACATCCCCGCAGGTGCAGCGGGCCTCCGGAGACTGAAGTAAGAAATGTTGGATGCACTTGCTCCGCGCCTTTCTTCCCCCTGCTTCGCTGTCGTCAGCCTTCCGTGTCACCGCCGCCCTGGGCCTGCTGTCCCTGGCGGCGGGTTGTGGACCCGAGTCGGCCAGTCCGTCGCCCGCCGTGACGCAGGCCGCACGGCCTCTCGTGGGGGCCACCCTCGCCGCCGCAGGTGAGTTCCCCTGGATGGCGTCCGTCCAGGACGTGACTGGAAACCACCTGTGTGGCGGCACCATCCTCAACGCCAACTGGGTGCTCACCTCACGCCAGTGCGTGCTGGGCGCCCACACGCTGACGCCCCCGCATCGCAGCACCCTGCGCGTGGCGACGGGCGGCAACAGCCTGGCGATGATGAACTTCGTGGGGCAGGTGCGTCCGGTGGCGGATATCGTTCCGTTCCCGGGTTCGTGGGATGCGACGCAGGGGAGGGACGTGGCGCTCCTGCGGTTGATGACGCCACTGACGCTGGATGGCACCTCCGTGGCGGCCCTGCCGATAGCGACGTCGGCGGATGTGTCCGCCGGCTACACCGACCCGGGAGTCCTCGCGACGTTGTCGGGCTGGGGGCAGGCGGCCCCGGGCGGCGCCACGCCGGACATGTTGGAGAAGATGAGCGTTCCGCTGATGTCCAACGCGGATGCGTCCCTGGCGCTGGGGCACCCCGTCACCGTGGACCAACTGGCGGCGGATGGCTCGGCGCAGGGCAATGCGTTCTGCACGGGGGATGTGGGCGGGCCGCTGGTGGTGGATGGGGTGAGCGGGAAGAAGCTGGTGGGAGTGGCCAGCTACAACCTGGGCTGCTCGGCGCCGGACATGTTCGCGCGGGCTTCGTCCTTCAAGTCATTCATCGACACCGTCATTCCCCTGTATCGGGTCGCGCCCCGTTCAACGAGGCAGTTCGTGAGCGCACCCCAGGGAGGATGGAACCACTCTTCCATCACCCTGCCGGGGGGACACGCCGTGTTCACCGTGTCGCTCCAGGAAGGCACGGGTGATGCCACCCTCTACGTGCGCTACGGCGCGACACCGACGCTGACGGACTACACCTGCCGCTCCTATACCGTGGGCAACAAGGAGTATTGCTCCTTCTTCTATCCAAGCAGGGGCAACTGGCACATCTCCGTGTACGGAGAAACCGCTGTCACCAATGTCACCGTGCTGGGTCGCACGCTCTACTGATGCTCGGCGCCGCTCCGCGCGCCATCACAGCCACGGCGCCACCAGCGCCCGCGGAAGAGCCCCTCGCACCGGTCCAGGCCACTCGATGGCGCAGCGCTCCTGCTCATCGGGTGGGCATCATCCAGGTGCTTGGAGAGGTCGCCATAGCGGACCGCGTCCCAGCCCACTTCCGCCTCGCCATAGGCCGAGTACCCATCCGGGAAGGGGACCTCCGCCAGCGGCACTCCCTCCGGCCCCGCCGCCTTGAAGCGAGCCAGCTCGTAGTCCGGGCCGAAGAAGCCCTGTCAAAAGCCGCCATGCTGCCTGCGCATTTTCAACCGCAGCCGCAGGTCCAGCGTGGGCGTCAACGCATCCGCGCCTGCTCCCACCAGCGCACCCCATGCGCCGCCCTCACCGGGCCGTCCGCTCCAACCGAGAGAGGCGCGGGGGGGAGCAGACCCGGAGCTCACGGAGCCAAGTGTCGGGTGCAACCCCCTCTCATCGCGGTGCCGTGAGGCATTGAGCCGGCCCGCATTGACAAACACTCCCCTCATGCCTACCTCGCGCACTGCCGGTGTGTCGCATCCGCACGGTGCGACGTTGATGCAGTCCCTGAAGGTCCAGGCAGTGGCGGACTCCCCCTCCGCATGGCTTGTCCCACATGTGCGCAAGGCACCGGAGCAATCACGGATGAAGACCGAGGGGATGATGGCAGGACAGGGACTCAAGGGGTTCGCCTGGGTGCTGACGGCCCTGGCGATGGTGCTGACCGGCACGGGCTGCGGTGAAGGAGACGTCGCTGATGCCAGCGGCCGGGACCCGCGCACCGCATGCGTCGATGGACTCTGTGCGGGCTGACGGCCGCCTTCGCATCCGACGCGGGCACGGATGCGGGCATGGCCTTCGATGCGGGCACGGCCTTCGATGCCGGCACCGCGACGGACGCGGGCACGACCTCCGACGCCGGCACGGGCATCGACGCGGGCTGGGACTATGACGCAGGGTTTTGTCTGCCCGCCCCGCACGACCCGAAGCTGGGCACGCTCCAGCTCCAGCCAGGCTTCGTGGCCGCTGAGTCCGCACCCCTGCCCGAGTGGACGGGCCCGTTGGGTGTCACTCCTGGCCCCACGTACTCGCTCTACACGTTGGTGTCGGCGGACTTCCGCGGTCCGCATGCGCTGTACTCGCTGGGCACATGGCCTCAACTGTCATTGGGTGTGGCGCCGCTGCTGAACCTCCCCACTGCTGACAGCTTCAATCAAAAAATCGATTTCGTGGAGACGGATGGACAGCGCATCATCGCAGGCGTGAACTACCCGGGAACGTTGCTGGTGTATGACATTGCAACGCCCGCTGCTTCCACCTTCATTCCTTT
This genomic interval carries:
- a CDS encoding condensation domain-containing protein, yielding MTTAFPMSFAQQRLCFLHRMDPTGAAHATVRCHRVTGPLDPRALREALDVLVARHEPLRTAFPLGTRQQVSAEGRGHVHVHVLEVATEAEALRHAHEEAARPFELEHGPLLRLTVMRLEPRTHFLVFAVHLLVADGASLQVFTEELAIAYRAALLGQPTGLPELPVQYVDWAAWQREQLTAERREALSRRWREQLSGVPLFLDLVPPRPVLGRGRRMHRVLPAAVAHGVRALASTERQTVFTVLAAACGLVLGHRAGREQVLLGLAVANRDLPEVERVLGFFVNTVVLQVDLRGDPDFRELLTRVAAATVAAYAHKDLPFEQLVADLAPPRDPTRSPVVQVNFAYHPAGTAGALSLHGCEVTEFLLDLPSAKFELTLRVEERSDGPYTVWAEFDESLFNPAFIDGLLAAYEDVLRTATPHARTSPPRSPVEARAQHLSRIFADVLKVDSVAPDDDFFQRGGHSLQLVEVAARIRSEMGQDLSLRELYQHPTVAGAAARLDRTGAPR
- a CDS encoding cytochrome P450; the protein is MSPSYPFPKDWSLPLEPPAEYKRLRQEAPVCPVRLWDGNTPWLVSRYNDVLAVLGDPRLVVDSTLPGFPQLSPAAVARQGRPLPFFLRPDAEYRVQRAMLVQEFMPRRMEALRPRIQATVDAALDAMLAGPKPADLMSAVALPVALQVIGELLGVPHDGADDLHVLSRTVGSRASSREEARAALMALDDFFLRLVEANLREPGDTLIGRVVTEQVATGRLSPPDAASLFHSLYYAGHGPSAYMFGLGTLALLLHPEQLGKFREMEDPAAITAAVQELLRFVNVSHLARQRVATEDVTVGGQLIRAGEGILAQPDSANRDGTVFEEPDRLDLHREAHRNFAFGHGLHLCTGRALALIEFEVVFKTLFQRIPTLRLAVPLEEIRFKKDENLLGVHELPLTW
- a CDS encoding trypsin-like serine protease, with the protein product MHLLRAFLPPASLSSAFRVTAALGLLSLAAGCGPESASPSPAVTQAARPLVGATLAAAGEFPWMASVQDVTGNHLCGGTILNANWVLTSRQCVLGAHTLTPPHRSTLRVATGGNSLAMMNFVGQVRPVADIVPFPGSWDATQGRDVALLRLMTPLTLDGTSVAALPIATSADVSAGYTDPGVLATLSGWGQAAPGGATPDMLEKMSVPLMSNADASLALGHPVTVDQLAADGSAQGNAFCTGDVGGPLVVDGVSGKKLVGVASYNLGCSAPDMFARASSFKSFIDTVIPLYRVAPRSTRQFVSAPQGGWNHSSITLPGGHAVFTVSLQEGTGDATLYVRYGATPTLTDYTCRSYTVGNKEYCSFFYPSRGNWHISVYGETAVTNVTVLGRTLY